The Streptomyces camelliae genome window below encodes:
- a CDS encoding GH92 family glycosyl hydrolase — translation MQRRTLHRWGPAAVLTAAFVMAVGAQGAAVALPAKAPAAVGEFASSFETGDPAPTWIDTVDTAPDGGKRASGVDGGYSTGIPGNVTDHVTDVRASGENASAGEVKENLVDGEPSTKWLTFEPTGWVEFDLDKPVKLATYALTSANDHAERDPRAWTLLGSADGSTWKTVDTRSDETFSERFQTRSYDLAQPAEYQHFRLAITGNNGALGILQLADVQFSTGGGGGPVPQDMLTLVDNGPTGSPTAKARAGFTGKRALRYAGRHTAPGRAYSYNKVFDAHVKVDAGTQLSYRVFPQMADGERDYDATNVAVDLAFTDGTYLSDLGAVDQHGFPLSPRGQGASKSLYVNQWNNVVARIGSVAAGKTVDRILVAYDSPAGPAKFRGWIDDVALRRVAPEKPKAHLSDYALTTRGTNSSGSFSRGNDFPATALPHGFNFWTPVTNASSLSWLYEYARANNADNLPTIQAFSASHEPSPWMGDRQTFQVMPSAVTGTPDTGRKARALPFRHENETARPYFYGVRFENGVKAEMTPADHAAVLRFTYPGNDASVLFDNVTEQAGLTLDKENGIVTGYSDVKSGLSTGATRLFVYGVFDKPVTDGGSTGVKGYLRFDAGADHTVTLRLATSLISVDQAKDNLRQEIPDGTSFDTVRERARRAWDQLLGKVEVRGATPDQLTTLYSSMYRLYLYPNSGFEKVDGKDQYASPFSPMPSQDTPTHTGAKIVDGKVYVNNGFWDTYRTTWPAYSLLTPSQAGEMADGFIQQYKDGGWTSRWSSPGYADLMTGTSSDVAFADAYVKGVRFDAQAAYQAALKNATVVPPMAGVGRKGMTTSPFLGYTSTATTEGLSWAMEGYVNDYGIARMGAALYRKTGEKHYNEESEYFLNRALDYVNLFDPKAGFFQGRDADGNWRLDPSEYDPRVWGYDYTETNGWGDAFTVPQDTRGLANLYGGRQGLADKLDTFFATPETASPDFVGSYGGVIHEMTEARDVRMGMLGQSNQPAHHIPYLYDAASRPWKTQAAVREILSRLYLGSEIGQGYHGDEDNGEQSGWYLFSALGFYPLVMGSGDYSIGSPLFKQVTVHLENGRDLVIKAPANSAKNVYVQGVTFDGRPWTSTSLPHSLLSRGGVLEFSMGAEPSTWGTGKDAAPVSVTQDDKVPTPRADVLKGDGPLFDNTSATEATFTSADLPVGHAVRPAQYTLTSPADHSKAPTGWTLQGSADGATWTTLDHRTGETFAWDHQTRAFTIARPGTYSRYRLVLDRESTLAEVELLA, via the coding sequence ATGCAGCGGAGAACTCTGCACAGATGGGGTCCGGCGGCCGTCCTCACGGCCGCCTTTGTCATGGCCGTCGGCGCACAGGGCGCGGCGGTCGCCCTGCCCGCCAAGGCTCCGGCCGCCGTAGGTGAGTTCGCATCCTCGTTCGAGACGGGCGATCCGGCACCGACCTGGATCGACACCGTCGACACCGCACCCGACGGCGGCAAGCGCGCCTCGGGCGTCGACGGCGGGTACAGCACCGGCATCCCGGGCAATGTGACCGACCATGTCACCGATGTCCGGGCGAGCGGCGAGAACGCGAGCGCGGGCGAGGTGAAGGAGAACCTCGTCGACGGCGAACCCAGCACCAAGTGGCTGACGTTCGAGCCCACCGGCTGGGTGGAGTTCGACCTCGACAAACCCGTGAAGCTGGCGACGTACGCGCTCACCTCGGCCAACGACCACGCCGAACGCGACCCCAGGGCCTGGACCCTGCTCGGCTCCGCCGACGGCAGCACCTGGAAGACCGTCGACACCCGCTCGGACGAGACCTTCTCGGAGCGGTTCCAGACGAGGTCGTACGACCTGGCCCAGCCGGCCGAGTACCAGCACTTCCGGCTGGCGATCACCGGGAACAACGGCGCCCTGGGCATCCTGCAGCTCGCCGATGTGCAGTTCTCCACCGGCGGCGGGGGCGGACCGGTGCCGCAGGACATGCTGACGCTGGTCGACAACGGCCCGACCGGCTCGCCGACGGCCAAGGCGCGGGCCGGTTTCACCGGAAAGAGGGCACTGCGCTACGCCGGCCGGCACACGGCGCCCGGCCGGGCGTACTCGTACAACAAGGTCTTCGACGCGCACGTGAAGGTCGACGCCGGCACCCAGCTGTCGTACCGCGTCTTCCCGCAGATGGCGGACGGCGAACGTGACTACGACGCCACGAACGTCGCCGTGGACCTGGCCTTCACCGACGGCACCTATCTCAGCGACCTGGGCGCAGTGGACCAGCACGGATTCCCGCTGTCGCCGCGCGGGCAGGGCGCGTCGAAGTCGCTGTACGTCAACCAGTGGAACAACGTGGTCGCGCGGATCGGCTCGGTCGCGGCCGGCAAGACGGTCGACCGGATCCTGGTGGCGTACGACTCCCCCGCCGGACCGGCGAAGTTCCGGGGCTGGATCGACGACGTGGCGCTGAGGCGGGTCGCGCCCGAGAAGCCGAAGGCACATCTGTCCGACTACGCCCTCACCACCCGGGGCACCAACTCCAGCGGGAGTTTCTCGCGCGGCAACGACTTCCCCGCGACCGCGCTGCCGCACGGTTTCAACTTCTGGACCCCGGTGACCAACGCGTCCTCGCTGAGCTGGCTGTACGAGTACGCGCGCGCGAACAACGCCGACAACCTGCCCACGATCCAGGCGTTCAGCGCGAGCCACGAACCGAGCCCGTGGATGGGCGACCGGCAGACCTTCCAGGTGATGCCGTCGGCCGTGACCGGCACCCCGGACACCGGCCGCAAGGCGCGCGCCCTGCCGTTCCGGCACGAGAACGAGACCGCGCGGCCGTACTTCTACGGGGTCCGCTTCGAGAACGGCGTCAAGGCCGAGATGACCCCGGCCGACCATGCGGCGGTGCTGCGCTTCACCTACCCGGGCAACGACGCGAGCGTGCTCTTCGACAACGTCACCGAGCAGGCCGGGCTGACCCTCGACAAGGAGAACGGGATCGTCACCGGGTACTCGGACGTGAAGTCGGGCCTGTCCACGGGCGCGACCCGGCTGTTCGTGTACGGCGTGTTCGACAAGCCGGTGACGGACGGCGGTTCGACCGGTGTGAAGGGCTATCTGCGGTTCGACGCGGGCGCGGACCACACGGTCACGCTGCGCCTGGCGACCTCGCTCATCAGTGTCGACCAGGCGAAGGACAACCTGCGCCAGGAGATCCCCGACGGCACCTCCTTCGACACGGTCAGGGAGCGGGCCCGGCGTGCCTGGGACCAGCTGCTGGGCAAGGTCGAGGTGCGAGGTGCGACCCCGGACCAGCTGACCACGCTGTACTCCAGCATGTACCGGCTGTACCTGTATCCGAACTCCGGCTTCGAGAAGGTCGACGGCAAGGACCAGTACGCCTCCCCCTTCTCCCCCATGCCGAGCCAGGACACGCCGACGCACACCGGCGCGAAGATCGTCGACGGCAAGGTGTACGTCAACAACGGCTTCTGGGACACCTACCGGACCACCTGGCCGGCGTACTCGTTGCTGACGCCCAGTCAGGCGGGCGAGATGGCCGACGGGTTCATACAGCAGTACAAGGACGGCGGCTGGACCTCCCGCTGGTCCTCCCCCGGTTACGCCGACCTGATGACCGGCACCTCCTCGGACGTGGCGTTCGCCGACGCGTACGTCAAGGGCGTGCGGTTCGACGCGCAGGCGGCGTACCAGGCGGCGCTGAAGAACGCGACCGTGGTCCCGCCGATGGCGGGCGTGGGCCGCAAGGGCATGACGACGTCCCCGTTCCTCGGCTACACCAGCACCGCCACCACCGAGGGCCTGTCCTGGGCGATGGAGGGATACGTCAACGACTACGGCATCGCCCGGATGGGCGCGGCGCTGTACAGGAAGACGGGCGAGAAGCACTACAACGAGGAGTCGGAGTACTTCCTCAACCGTGCCCTGGACTATGTGAACCTGTTCGACCCCAAGGCCGGCTTCTTCCAGGGCCGGGACGCGGACGGGAACTGGCGGCTGGACCCCTCGGAGTACGACCCGCGGGTCTGGGGGTACGACTACACGGAGACCAACGGCTGGGGCGACGCCTTCACCGTCCCGCAGGACACCCGGGGCCTGGCCAACCTCTACGGCGGCCGGCAGGGGCTCGCGGACAAGCTGGACACGTTCTTCGCCACCCCGGAGACGGCCTCCCCGGACTTCGTCGGCTCCTACGGCGGTGTCATCCACGAGATGACGGAGGCGCGGGACGTCCGCATGGGCATGCTCGGCCAGTCCAACCAGCCCGCGCACCACATCCCGTACCTGTACGACGCGGCCAGCCGGCCCTGGAAGACCCAGGCGGCGGTCCGCGAGATCCTCTCCCGGCTCTACCTCGGCAGCGAGATCGGGCAGGGCTACCACGGTGACGAGGACAACGGCGAGCAGTCGGGCTGGTACCTCTTCTCCGCGCTCGGCTTCTACCCGCTCGTCATGGGCAGCGGCGACTACTCCATCGGCTCCCCGCTGTTCAAGCAGGTCACCGTCCACCTGGAGAACGGCCGGGACCTGGTGATCAAGGCGCCGGCGAACAGCGCGAAGAACGTCTACGTCCAGGGCGTGACGTTCGACGGCCGCCCCTGGACATCGACTTCGCTCCCCCACTCGCTGCTGTCCAGGGGCGGGGTCCTGGAGTTCTCCATGGGCGCCGAGCCGTCGACGTGGGGCACGGGCAAGGACGCGGCGCCGGTCTCCGTCACCCAGGACGACAAGGTGCCCACGCCCCGGGCGGACGTCCTGAAGGGCGACGGCCCGCTGTTCGACAACACCTCGGCGACGGAGGCGACGTTCACCTCGGCGGACCTCCCGGTCGGCCACGCGGTGCGGCCCGCCCAGTACACGCTGACGTCCCCGGCCGATCACTCGAAGGCGCCGACCGGCTGGACCCTCCAGGGCTCCGCGGACGGCGCCACGTGGACGACCCTGGACCACCGCACGGGCGAGACGTTCGCCTGGGACCACCAGACCCGCGCGTTCACCATCGCCAGACCCGGCACGTACAGCAGGTACCGGCTGGTCCTGGACCGCGAGTCGACGCTGGCGGAGGTGGAGCTGCTGGCCTGA
- a CDS encoding carbohydrate ABC transporter permease, translated as MKTTETPAPLPAESGATVSTIDVPAPEPARRKREGGVLNVFSHGVLVIWAIMVVTPLLWAVMTSFKSDSSIFSSPWSLPDKLHFDNWSRAWTDANMSDYFLNTILVVGGSLIGTLVLGSMAAYVLARFDFPGNRFIYYLFVGGMSFPIMLALVPLFYVVNNMGLLNTIHGLILVYIAYSLPFTVFFLTAFFRTLPTSVAEAAFVDGASHTRTFFQIMLPMAKPGLISVGIFNFLGQWNQYMLPTVLNTDPDKKVLTQGLVQLAVSQGYKGDWSGLFAGLVMAMLPVLGAYVVFQRQVVQGLTAGALK; from the coding sequence ATGAAGACGACCGAGACCCCCGCACCGCTGCCGGCCGAGTCCGGCGCGACCGTCTCCACGATCGACGTACCGGCGCCCGAGCCCGCCCGGAGGAAGAGGGAGGGCGGTGTCCTCAACGTCTTCTCCCACGGCGTGCTGGTCATCTGGGCGATCATGGTGGTCACGCCGCTGCTGTGGGCGGTGATGACGTCCTTCAAGAGCGACAGCTCCATCTTCAGCTCGCCCTGGTCGCTGCCGGACAAGCTGCACTTCGACAACTGGTCGCGGGCCTGGACCGACGCCAACATGAGCGACTACTTCCTCAACACGATCCTGGTGGTCGGCGGCTCGCTCATCGGCACCCTGGTCCTCGGCTCCATGGCCGCCTACGTCCTCGCCCGCTTCGACTTCCCGGGCAACCGCTTCATCTACTACCTGTTCGTCGGCGGCATGAGCTTCCCGATCATGCTCGCGCTGGTCCCGCTGTTCTACGTCGTGAACAACATGGGCCTGCTGAACACGATCCACGGCCTGATCCTGGTCTACATCGCGTACTCGCTGCCGTTCACGGTCTTCTTCCTGACCGCGTTCTTCCGTACTCTGCCCACCTCGGTGGCGGAGGCGGCCTTCGTGGACGGCGCCTCGCACACGCGTACGTTCTTCCAGATCATGCTGCCCATGGCCAAGCCGGGCCTGATCAGCGTCGGCATCTTCAACTTCCTGGGCCAGTGGAACCAGTACATGCTGCCCACGGTCCTCAACACCGACCCGGACAAGAAGGTCCTCACCCAGGGCCTGGTCCAGCTGGCGGTCAGCCAGGGGTACAAGGGCGACTGGTCCGGTCTCTTCGCGGGCCTGGTGATGGCCATGCTGCCGGTGCTCGGGGCGTACGTCGTCTTCCAGCGCCAGGTCGTCCAGGGCCTGACCGCGGGGGCGCTGAAGTAG
- the ngcE gene encoding N-acetylglucosamine/diacetylchitobiose ABC transporter substrate-binding protein: MGSTSNNSAEGVGRRDLIKRSAALGLVAAPGMGLLSACASSGGGGQKKDKAGKKTAKNPLGVNDTAKMEFVLFDGGFGKEYAEDAVKIYEGNFPKATVKFSATQKIQSTLQPRFNQGNPPDLIDNSGAEQMDMGVLVGKNQLADLTPLLDAPSYDDPGKKVRDTLRPGIVEMGQFDGAPVWILYYAYTVYGVWYSQKALDSLDAEYPKTWDEMLAVCEKAKKKGMAGWTYAGKYPYYLPFSLYPMIGKVGGREVLDAIDNLEPNAWKHPAVKACFEAYYELYQKGYILKGTPGLDHIQSQTAWAKGEALFIPNGSWVENESANVIPKDFDLAVSAPSGIDGSDKMPFGTIWASGGEPFVVPAKAANPEGGMEQLRIMLSEASSKNFTAKVKSLTAYNGGTTGITLTPGLKSGVAALQLAGSNVVNPRLQDWYVQLQKEKIGVSGLGEMMAGRLTPAEAVKKIQGFADEAAKDNTIKHYKHQ; encoded by the coding sequence ATGGGATCCACCTCGAACAACAGTGCCGAAGGCGTCGGCCGGCGTGATCTGATCAAGCGGTCCGCGGCGCTCGGCCTGGTCGCGGCCCCGGGCATGGGATTGCTGTCCGCCTGTGCGAGCAGCGGCGGGGGCGGCCAGAAGAAGGACAAGGCGGGAAAGAAGACCGCCAAGAACCCGCTCGGGGTCAATGACACCGCGAAGATGGAATTCGTCCTCTTCGACGGAGGCTTCGGCAAGGAGTACGCCGAGGACGCGGTGAAGATCTACGAGGGGAACTTCCCCAAGGCCACGGTGAAGTTCTCCGCCACCCAGAAGATCCAGTCCACCCTGCAGCCCCGATTCAACCAGGGCAACCCGCCGGACCTCATCGACAACTCCGGTGCCGAGCAGATGGACATGGGTGTGCTCGTCGGCAAGAACCAGCTCGCCGACCTCACCCCGCTGCTGGACGCGCCGTCGTACGACGACCCGGGCAAGAAGGTCCGCGACACGCTGCGCCCCGGCATCGTGGAGATGGGCCAGTTCGACGGCGCCCCGGTGTGGATCCTGTACTACGCCTACACGGTCTACGGCGTCTGGTACTCGCAGAAGGCCCTGGACTCGCTCGACGCCGAGTACCCGAAGACCTGGGACGAGATGCTCGCGGTCTGCGAGAAGGCCAAGAAGAAGGGCATGGCGGGCTGGACGTACGCGGGCAAGTACCCGTACTACCTCCCCTTCTCGCTCTACCCGATGATCGGCAAGGTCGGCGGCCGTGAGGTGCTCGACGCCATCGACAACCTGGAGCCGAACGCCTGGAAGCACCCGGCCGTCAAGGCCTGTTTCGAGGCGTACTACGAGCTCTACCAGAAGGGCTACATCCTCAAGGGCACCCCGGGCCTGGACCACATCCAGTCGCAGACCGCCTGGGCCAAGGGTGAGGCGCTGTTCATCCCGAACGGTTCCTGGGTGGAGAACGAGTCGGCGAACGTCATCCCGAAGGACTTCGACCTCGCGGTCTCCGCACCGTCCGGCATCGACGGCAGCGACAAGATGCCGTTCGGCACCATCTGGGCCTCCGGCGGCGAGCCCTTCGTCGTGCCGGCCAAGGCGGCGAACCCCGAGGGCGGCATGGAGCAGCTGCGCATCATGCTCTCCGAGGCCTCCTCGAAGAACTTCACCGCCAAGGTGAAGTCGCTGACCGCCTACAACGGCGGTACGACCGGCATCACGCTCACCCCGGGTCTGAAGTCGGGTGTGGCCGCACTCCAATTGGCCGGATCCAACGTGGTGAATCCGCGGCTTCAGGACTGGTATGTGCAGCTGCAGAAGGAGAAGATCGGGGTGTCCGGTCTCGGCGAGATGATGGCCGGCCGGCTCACCCCGGCCGAGGCCGTCAAGAAGATCCAGGGTTTCGCCGACGAAGCGGCCAAGGACAACACCATCAAGCACTACAAGCACCAGTAA
- a CDS encoding SpoIIE family protein phosphatase, with protein sequence MSDAFARFRRHFRRFTAGRSPRSVAGQVFLLQVALVALLVVCGVIALVVQSERDTSSEARRRSVAVAQTFAHSPGILQALRTPAPSKVLQPLTEATRKAAGVDFIVVMDTKGIRYTHPIPSKIGHRFVGTIGPSLAGKVYTETVHGPLGHEEQATVPVDDTHGRVVALVSAGLKVKNVTGEVYRQLPIILATGAGALVVSTGGTALVGRRLRRQTHSLAPDEMTRMYEHHDTVLHSVREGVLIVGGDGRLLLVNDEAARLLELPSDAEGRALRELPGLDAETVDLLVSGREASDEVHFAGGRLLAVNQRPTTRAGGPCATVVTLRDCTELQAISGRAEVTRARLELLYDAGLGIGSSLDVVRTADELVRVAVPRFADFVTVDVADAVLRGEEAAPTATDMRRVAVGGIRNDHPLYEKGQLIDFLPATPPARGYRAGRSELVTDLSDTEGWTVQDPQRARQILDYGIHSLISAPVQARGSVLGVVNFWRSKREPFDAEELSLAEELVARAAVSIDNARRYTREHAMAVTLQRSLLPRALPVQSALDVAYRYLPAQSGVSGDWFDVIPLPGSRVALAVGDVVGHGLHAAATMGRLRTAVHNFSTLDLPPDELLGHLDDLVGRIDQDEACSQTPGEIVGATCVYAIYDPVTRRCEMARAGHLAPALVSPDGSVSFLDLPAGPPLGLGGMPFQAAEFELAEGSGLVLYTDGLVEDRSRDLDVGMELLRRSLAGHPDRPPEESCRAVLEELLPERPGDDVALLIARTRALPDDRVAEWDVPREPAAVSGMRAAVSEKLAQWNLSELGFGMELVLSELITNAIRYGSDPVHVRLIHDRSLICEVADGSSTSPHLRYAAATDEGGRGLFLVSQLSERWGTRYTPQGKVIWAELAVPDLGALFAE encoded by the coding sequence ATGTCGGACGCATTCGCCCGATTCAGGCGTCACTTCCGGCGCTTCACAGCCGGCCGGAGCCCGCGCAGCGTCGCCGGGCAGGTCTTCCTTCTGCAAGTGGCGCTGGTGGCACTGCTCGTGGTCTGCGGCGTCATCGCTCTCGTCGTGCAGTCGGAACGTGACACCAGCAGTGAGGCCAGGCGCCGGTCCGTCGCCGTCGCGCAGACCTTCGCGCACTCCCCCGGCATCCTGCAGGCCCTGCGCACTCCGGCGCCGTCCAAGGTGCTCCAGCCCCTCACCGAGGCGACACGCAAGGCAGCGGGCGTCGACTTCATCGTGGTCATGGACACCAAGGGCATCCGCTACACCCATCCCATCCCGAGCAAGATCGGGCACCGGTTCGTGGGCACGATCGGGCCGTCACTGGCCGGGAAGGTCTACACCGAGACGGTCCACGGGCCGCTCGGCCACGAGGAACAGGCGACCGTTCCGGTCGACGACACGCATGGCAGGGTCGTCGCCCTCGTCTCCGCCGGGCTCAAGGTGAAGAACGTGACCGGCGAGGTGTACCGGCAGCTGCCGATCATCCTGGCCACCGGAGCCGGCGCGCTGGTGGTGTCGACGGGCGGTACGGCACTGGTGGGCAGGCGGCTGCGGCGGCAGACGCACAGCCTGGCCCCGGACGAGATGACCCGGATGTACGAGCACCACGACACGGTGCTGCACTCGGTGCGCGAGGGCGTGCTCATCGTCGGTGGCGACGGGCGGCTGCTGCTGGTCAACGACGAGGCCGCCCGGCTGCTGGAACTGCCCTCCGACGCCGAGGGGCGCGCGCTGCGGGAGCTGCCGGGGCTCGACGCCGAGACGGTGGACCTGCTCGTCTCCGGGCGCGAGGCCTCCGACGAGGTGCACTTCGCCGGGGGCCGGCTGCTGGCGGTGAACCAGCGTCCCACGACCCGCGCGGGCGGTCCCTGCGCGACGGTGGTGACGCTCCGCGACTGCACCGAACTGCAGGCCATATCCGGCCGTGCGGAGGTGACGCGGGCGCGGCTGGAGCTGCTGTACGACGCGGGCCTGGGCATCGGCAGCAGCCTCGACGTGGTCCGGACGGCCGACGAACTGGTACGGGTCGCCGTCCCCCGCTTCGCCGACTTCGTCACCGTGGACGTGGCCGACGCCGTGCTGCGGGGCGAGGAAGCGGCCCCGACGGCGACGGACATGCGGCGGGTCGCGGTGGGCGGTATCCGCAACGATCACCCGCTCTACGAGAAGGGGCAGCTGATCGACTTCCTGCCCGCCACCCCGCCGGCCCGCGGCTACCGCGCCGGCCGCTCCGAGCTGGTGACCGATCTGTCGGACACCGAGGGCTGGACCGTGCAGGATCCGCAGCGTGCCCGGCAGATCCTGGACTACGGCATCCACTCGCTCATCTCCGCCCCTGTTCAGGCCCGCGGCAGCGTGCTGGGCGTGGTCAACTTCTGGCGTTCCAAGCGGGAGCCCTTCGACGCGGAGGAGCTGTCGCTGGCGGAGGAGCTGGTGGCCCGCGCCGCGGTGAGCATCGACAACGCCCGCCGCTACACCCGCGAGCACGCCATGGCCGTGACCCTGCAGCGCAGCCTGCTGCCGAGGGCGCTGCCCGTGCAGAGCGCCCTCGATGTGGCCTATCGCTATCTCCCCGCCCAGTCGGGTGTGAGCGGCGACTGGTTCGATGTGATCCCGCTGCCGGGCAGCCGGGTGGCGCTGGCCGTCGGCGACGTCGTCGGTCACGGTCTGCACGCCGCGGCGACGATGGGCCGGCTGCGGACCGCGGTGCACAACTTCTCCACCCTCGACCTGCCGCCCGACGAACTGCTCGGTCACCTGGACGACCTGGTCGGCCGGATCGACCAGGACGAGGCCTGCTCACAGACGCCCGGCGAGATCGTGGGAGCCACCTGCGTGTACGCGATCTACGACCCGGTGACGCGCCGCTGTGAGATGGCCCGTGCCGGGCATCTCGCGCCCGCGCTGGTCTCACCCGACGGCAGCGTCTCCTTCCTCGATCTGCCGGCCGGGCCGCCGCTGGGCCTGGGGGGCATGCCGTTCCAGGCGGCGGAGTTCGAGCTCGCGGAGGGCAGCGGGCTGGTGCTGTACACCGACGGCCTGGTCGAGGACCGCTCGCGCGACCTGGACGTGGGGATGGAGCTGCTGCGCCGGTCACTGGCGGGCCATCCCGACCGGCCGCCCGAGGAGAGCTGCCGGGCGGTGCTGGAGGAGCTGCTGCCCGAGCGTCCCGGGGACGATGTCGCCCTGCTCATCGCGCGCACCCGGGCACTGCCGGACGACCGCGTCGCCGAGTGGGACGTACCGCGCGAGCCGGCCGCCGTGTCGGGGATGCGTGCCGCCGTGTCCGAGAAGCTGGCCCAATGGAACCTGTCCGAGCTGGGCTTCGGGATGGAACTGGTGCTCAGTGAGCTGATCACCAATGCCATCCGCTACGGCTCCGACCCGGTCCATGTGCGGCTGATCCATGACCGTTCGCTGATCTGTGAGGTGGCCGACGGCAGCAGCACCTCGCCGCATCTGCGGTACGCGGCGGCGACCGACGAGGGCGGACGCGGCTTGTTCCTGGTCTCGCAGCTGTCCGAGCGCTGGGGGACCCGGTACACCCCGCAGGGCAAGGTGATCTGGGCCGAGCTGGCGGTGCCGGATCTCGGCGCGCTTTTCGCGGAGTGA
- a CDS encoding carbohydrate ABC transporter permease, translating to MQHGKYRFIVGFLALPLGLYALFVVWPFIQSIYYSFTDWTGLSPEFKMVGFDNYTRMLHDDIFWKSLEHSLLFALVLPLVTISLALFFAFMINVGGRRRRGGPVISGVRGSSFYKIVYFFPQVLSIAIVALLFQFAYNPDSGAVNSILRGIGLDSVQPLWLGDPNLALWCVMAVLVWSTVGFFVVLFSAGMASIPAELYEAALLDGASRATTFFRVTLPLLWDTVQSGWVYMGILALGAESFAVVQIMTTGPGGPDYSTTVLVLYVYQKAFRDGQAAYATTIGVALLVVTLAFAAIVMRLGRRERLEY from the coding sequence ATGCAGCACGGCAAGTACCGGTTCATTGTGGGGTTTCTGGCATTGCCCCTGGGACTGTACGCGCTCTTCGTTGTCTGGCCGTTCATCCAGTCCATCTACTATTCGTTCACGGACTGGACCGGCCTGAGCCCCGAATTCAAGATGGTCGGCTTCGACAATTACACGAGGATGTTGCACGACGACATCTTCTGGAAGTCGCTGGAGCACAGTCTGCTGTTCGCTCTGGTGCTGCCACTGGTGACGATCAGTCTGGCGCTGTTCTTCGCCTTCATGATCAATGTGGGCGGACGGCGGAGAAGGGGCGGCCCGGTGATCTCGGGTGTCCGGGGCTCCTCCTTCTACAAGATCGTCTATTTCTTCCCGCAGGTGCTGTCCATCGCGATCGTCGCGCTGCTGTTCCAGTTCGCGTACAACCCGGACAGCGGCGCGGTCAACTCGATCCTGCGCGGCATCGGCCTCGACAGCGTCCAGCCGCTGTGGCTGGGCGACCCGAACCTCGCGCTGTGGTGCGTGATGGCCGTGCTCGTCTGGTCCACGGTCGGCTTCTTCGTGGTCCTGTTCTCGGCGGGCATGGCCTCGATCCCGGCCGAGCTGTACGAGGCGGCGCTGCTCGACGGCGCGAGCCGGGCCACCACCTTCTTCCGGGTCACCCTGCCGCTGCTGTGGGACACCGTGCAGTCCGGCTGGGTCTACATGGGCATCCTCGCGCTCGGCGCCGAGTCGTTCGCGGTCGTACAGATCATGACGACCGGCCCGGGCGGGCCCGACTACTCGACCACGGTGCTGGTCCTGTACGTGTACCAGAAGGCGTTCCGGGACGGTCAGGCCGCCTACGCCACCACGATCGGTGTCGCCCTCCTCGTCGTCACGCTCGCGTTCGCAGCGATCGTGATGCGGCTGGGGCGGCGCGAGCGGCTGGAGTACTGA